The window CATCCGAGCCGGATGCGCGTGGTCGTGCCCGCCATCTCGAGCAACGCGGCGATCGGCGGCTGATAGAGCAGATCGGAGAAGACGCTCACCCCGTCGAAGCCGAGGTCCTCGGCCAGGCGCGCGAGGGCGCCGTACTCGCCGAGGCGCTTGTCGGTCTGAAGGCCCAGGCTCACCTCCACCCGGCGGGAGGCGCCGGTCACGTGAGCTCGTCGGTCGGGATGGAGCGGATGCCGGTCCGCTCGATCCGCATGATCAGACGCTCCTCGGGGTCGGGGCAGGCCACGAGGTCATCCCTCTCCAGCCAATCGCCGGCAGGGAGCCGCCGCTGCTTGGCCGGGAGGAGGGGGAGCACCGCCTGGAGGGCGTAGAGGCAGAAGTGACCGCCGTCGGGAAGGCGCAGCCGACTGCTCTCGACGAGATCGATGTGATCGCCCACGGCCATGCCGCACACCGACCGACCCTCGATCCGTTCGACGACGACCCGGAGGTCATACAGGTCCGAGGTGGCGCCGTCGCCACTCTCGGAGGCGGGCTCGGGCGTGTTCACGGTGCTCATCCTGCCCATCCTGTCAGTCGCTCGCCCGTCGTCACGCGAAGGCGCCGCGGGCACGCCCCTGGTCGTCGCGGACGACGACACCGCCCTTCATGACCAGATCGAGGTCGCGGAGGGCGGTGACGTCGGTGGTCGGATCGCCCGGGGTCACGACGAGGTCGGCCCACCTGCCCGGCGTGAGCGTGCCGAGCTCACCGTCGGCGCCCAGCCACCGGGCGGGGGCGGCCGTGGCCGCCCGCACGGCGTCGGGAGCGGCGAGGCCCCCCGCCTGCATGTGCTCGAGCTC of the Microbacterium invictum genome contains:
- a CDS encoding TIGR04076 family protein, with the translated sequence MSTVNTPEPASESGDGATSDLYDLRVVVERIEGRSVCGMAVGDHIDLVESSRLRLPDGGHFCLYALQAVLPLLPAKQRRLPAGDWLERDDLVACPDPEERLIMRIERTGIRSIPTDELT